The following proteins come from a genomic window of Thermoproteus sp.:
- a CDS encoding adenosylcobalamin-dependent ribonucleoside-diphosphate reductase, with the protein MAVKVIKASGVQEAFSEDKLHNSLVRAAGDVGVSIDGEVKVRPTSDISSAELSDLVELELLRRAIERPELAEVAKSHLLGRIYKEAFGKDYLKSKAGYRERALASLRRLVDSGLLKPEVLDLMRGLELKPEFDRALSYNALRLFTNGNYALRGPDFKIAETPAVAAARVATAVARSLDVAKTYYDYITQLKIVPASPFWFNAWTKKEMFASCFTLEVEDCLSSLTHPGRQCIYDALAYSGIIQQLGGGVGYDFSLLRPEGDVVRGSVGVASGPISFMKLFDANVDVIKQGGKRRGAQMGTLHVWHPDVKKFIKAKTGELKDAHLQNFNISVFVDDAFMEKALGVDGDSKYPLVNPRTFYDRVGIKPTELLEIQREAQLPKEAIWGHVDAKELFEEIAEGAWDSGDPGLIFKSNLNASNPLLYAEIEVAGYKFRYVWRSVNPCAETVQNPFEVCNLTHINLVKFVKPNCSGRTFDEKLSCIDWEGLAEAARVGTRFLDDAIERSRTGIGIIDEMNLATRKNGLGIMGFAELLIKLEIPYASWEAVELINRIMGWIYVNALDESAELARERGPFRYFEKSIYAKGELPVLKFQDYVWSRWERVKGAYPPELREAGDRLKDIVVRTRRWLAPYLDALREKVRGGVRNSVVLSIAPTGRTSILAGTTSGIEPVFALAFLRNVTVGTLVEYYEPGIEYLRERGLWTPEVRKAVEETGMLRDAPVPDGVKHLLATAMEIGWLWHVLMQASAQQWVDQGISKTINLPANAPKDDVYWAFALAWALGVKGITVYRDKSKSVQVIYTGLKQEIKKKLAETKIVVRPIALETSIDEAATQAKLKALEEGKDPYCKTGECS; encoded by the coding sequence ATGGCCGTTAAGGTCATCAAGGCGTCCGGCGTGCAGGAGGCGTTCTCAGAGGACAAGCTCCACAACTCGCTCGTCAGAGCGGCGGGCGACGTAGGCGTGAGCATAGACGGAGAGGTTAAGGTCAGACCGACTTCCGACATATCTAGCGCCGAGCTTTCGGACTTAGTGGAGCTCGAACTGCTCCGCCGCGCCATAGAGAGGCCGGAGCTGGCCGAAGTGGCCAAGTCGCACCTCCTCGGCAGGATATACAAAGAGGCCTTCGGCAAGGACTACCTAAAGTCCAAGGCTGGATACCGCGAGAGGGCCTTGGCGTCGTTGAGGAGACTGGTCGACTCCGGGCTCTTGAAGCCCGAAGTCCTAGACCTTATGAGGGGGCTAGAGCTAAAGCCGGAGTTCGACAGAGCTCTGAGCTACAACGCCTTGAGGCTATTCACCAACGGCAACTACGCCTTGAGGGGCCCCGACTTCAAGATAGCCGAAACTCCCGCTGTGGCCGCCGCGAGGGTCGCCACAGCCGTAGCCAGAAGCCTCGACGTCGCTAAGACATACTACGACTATATAACCCAGCTCAAGATAGTCCCCGCCTCGCCCTTCTGGTTCAACGCCTGGACTAAAAAGGAGATGTTCGCCTCCTGCTTCACGTTGGAGGTAGAGGACTGCCTGTCTTCGTTGACCCACCCCGGGAGGCAGTGTATATACGACGCACTGGCCTACTCCGGCATAATACAGCAGTTGGGAGGGGGCGTGGGCTACGACTTCTCGCTGTTGAGGCCCGAGGGCGATGTGGTGAGGGGGAGCGTCGGCGTCGCGTCGGGCCCCATCTCCTTCATGAAGCTCTTCGACGCGAATGTCGACGTCATAAAGCAGGGAGGGAAGAGGAGGGGAGCCCAGATGGGGACGCTACACGTCTGGCATCCCGACGTCAAGAAGTTCATAAAGGCCAAAACCGGCGAGCTGAAAGACGCCCACCTCCAGAACTTCAACATATCGGTCTTCGTAGACGACGCCTTCATGGAGAAGGCACTGGGGGTGGACGGCGACTCGAAGTACCCCCTAGTGAATCCCAGAACCTTCTACGATAGGGTCGGCATAAAGCCCACAGAGCTGTTGGAGATACAGAGGGAGGCACAACTGCCGAAGGAGGCCATTTGGGGCCACGTAGACGCCAAGGAGCTATTCGAAGAGATAGCGGAGGGCGCCTGGGACTCCGGCGACCCCGGCCTCATATTCAAGTCGAATCTAAACGCTTCCAACCCGTTGCTCTATGCCGAGATAGAAGTCGCTGGCTATAAGTTCAGATATGTGTGGCGTAGCGTCAACCCCTGCGCCGAGACGGTCCAGAACCCCTTCGAGGTCTGCAATTTGACCCACATAAACCTAGTGAAGTTCGTAAAGCCGAATTGTTCCGGCCGGACCTTCGACGAGAAGCTCTCCTGTATAGACTGGGAGGGCCTCGCCGAGGCGGCTAGGGTGGGCACTAGGTTTCTGGACGACGCGATTGAGCGTAGTAGGACTGGCATCGGGATTATAGACGAGATGAATCTAGCCACTAGGAAGAACGGGCTGGGCATTATGGGCTTCGCCGAGCTGTTAATAAAGCTAGAGATCCCCTACGCCTCTTGGGAGGCCGTGGAGCTGATAAACCGCATAATGGGCTGGATATACGTCAACGCGTTGGACGAATCCGCAGAGCTGGCTAGGGAGAGGGGGCCCTTCAGGTACTTCGAGAAGTCGATATACGCCAAGGGGGAGCTCCCAGTCCTTAAGTTCCAAGACTACGTGTGGTCTAGATGGGAGCGGGTGAAGGGGGCCTACCCGCCGGAGCTGAGGGAAGCCGGCGACCGCCTCAAAGACATCGTCGTGCGCACTAGGCGGTGGCTCGCGCCCTATCTAGACGCCTTGAGGGAGAAGGTGAGGGGCGGCGTTAGGAACTCCGTGGTGCTGTCCATAGCCCCCACGGGCCGCACCAGCATATTGGCCGGAACCACCAGCGGCATAGAGCCCGTCTTCGCACTGGCCTTCCTCCGCAACGTGACTGTGGGGACTTTGGTGGAGTACTACGAGCCGGGTATAGAGTACCTGAGGGAGAGGGGCCTCTGGACGCCTGAGGTGAGGAAGGCCGTGGAGGAGACCGGCATGTTGAGAGATGCGCCGGTGCCGGACGGCGTCAAGCACCTGCTGGCCACCGCCATGGAGATAGGCTGGCTTTGGCACGTCTTGATGCAGGCCAGCGCACAACAGTGGGTCGACCAAGGCATCTCCAAGACCATAAATCTGCCGGCCAACGCCCCGAAGGACGACGTATATTGGGCTTTCGCCCTTGCTTGGGCCCTCGGCGTTAAGGGCATCACTGTATATAGGGACAAGTCCAAATCTGTGCAAGTCATATATACAGGCCTCAAGCAGGAGATAAAGAAGAAGCTGGCCGAGACCAAAATAGTGGTGAGGCCCATAGCGCTAGAGACGTCCATAGACGAAGCCGCAACCCAAGCCAAGCTCAAAGCGCTGGAGGAGGGCAAAGACCCCTACTGCAAGACCGGCGAGTGTAGTTAA